CTGGTATGTTTGCAGCTATAATAACGACAACGTGTAGCGCAAtgctttttgttatttcataaaaacatTGTAAGGTTTCAATCATATAGTTTAGTAGCATTCGCACGATAAACAAAtagattttattgaatttgaagCAACATAGTCTCCGAATATAATCTTTCAAAAGGTCAATGACCAGGGCTCAAAAACCTGAGCCCTTCAAAGTCTTGTTTTCAAAGGAAATCCCTGTAAATGATTGTCTAAAACTTTGTCTCAGAAACTTGCAGGAGAACAAGTAATCTAAAGAGAACAAAAAGAACGGAAGAAGCTTTGGATACCATAGGAAAGAACacgcaaaataaatattttagtgtgagCAAATTACTGAGCATTTCGCAAGATATAAGTCAATATAGACGTACTAAAAATTGGATTGCCGTTAGTTTCAAAACAGGTCTCCATCATATTTATCAcgtatatattaataaaacatacaaaCTATGTCTGCCAATGAACAGCATATTAGctaaaattttacacattttccaTGCTTAAAGTCCCTTccagcatataaaaattaacttgaaaCCCTCACCTTAAGTGCCTCTTCCAATTTCTCAGCTGTCCGTTTACGAATCCTCTCTTTGAACTGAGTTAATTCATCCTCAAATGATTGACGATACTCAACTTCAGCAACTtgaattttagagaaaaatgcaTCGACGCATGCGCGAGGATCATAGTCTAATTGCTTCGCCAATTCCAAAATATATTGCATACAGATGGTTTGGTGAGCCACATGTCCCATAAGCTCATGTTTCTAAGCAAGATCAAGAAGGATTTATCTTACAATACTTAACAAGTGATTGGAAAAGTGGCCCTGAAACAAGTACTCACCTCCTCCATTTCTAAATTGATACACCAAATAACAAGATAATTTGCAGTATTTTCACACACCAGATGAGAATGTGTTTTCAGATATTGCCTTGAATCGTCATACTTTCTCAGCATGCCAAAATGCTTTAAGTCCTTTTCATTCTCTTTGATGAATTGTTTCATTCTTTTCTCCTTCTCTTCTTCTGTTAGGTTTTCCTTGACTGAATGCTGAGGTTCCTTATTAATGACAGTTTTAGCAAATCCTGGTTTGCTGATTGTATCTATGTTCCATGGAGCCATCTAAAAACacacatttttatgttttttttcctaaattgtgtaaaatgattttctaaGTACTTTCTCCTTCTTTTCAAGATCCTCAAAttctttagatattttttctgcTTGCAACTGTAATGTATTTAGCTCCTTTTCTAAATCTCCAACATCTTGTTTGCTCTCTTGATTggcttttattttctctctcaggtcatttattttcttgttggtTTCTGACTTCTTTTTCTCAATAACCTCCCtctctttcttttgttcttcCATTCTCTCAATCCTTGCCTGATGTCGCCATCGGAACAAGGATGGAGTATCAATGTTGGGATGTGTTTCATCTTCATCATCGGACACCTACAATTGCCGTATAAGTATGTGGTAATCCTACATCTGTTTGTAAACATATGATAAGGCCTATTAACCCCTACAGTACAACAAATGCTGTTAATCGTGAATAATGAGTTTATTTTTCAcagataaatttttcaaataatatatgtTTACAAAATCACCTACTGAAAAAACATCAGGTTAAACAGAAACACCTTGCAAAATATATGATTAAAGTTTATTATCACAGTTTGAAACACCTTGAATTTTGAAAGCTGTTTGACATAACATGCTAAGGATTAGTACACTAGTATAATTGAATATGCTGAGGCCATATAGCACCAATAAACTTACTTCCAAAATCAGTTTTGATCAATAAACTGAGTTTGAAGGTAAACAAGTGCAAGAACctatgaataataaaaagatattGTTCCCTCCTTAAGAGTCATCCAAGCCATTAGCTTAGTATCCTGCTTAATTCGCATAAAGACATATGTGTGGGGCACATTCAGGAATTCTAAATCAGATAACTGATGTGTGGGCATAATGATGCAGCCAAACCTAACTAAACTGTCGGTGGACTGTTTAGTCTATAGTCTGCGGGGACTTAAGACAAcaagaacattttaaactttaaacaaCAAAACTGTCTAGAGAGACTTCAAATTGCAAGATCTCTGggacataaaaattttttttttcctattttgacATATCTCCTGATGTTGATACTTACTTCAATACTTTTCCATTTACTATAATctaccatttttaataatttacaactTTATGCTTCAAAAACTGGAAATTCCAAGAAACTATTTACTTGATTTGccttttcttcataaatcaAAGGAAGTctcaaaatttcttcttctactTCTTCTTCGCTTGTACATGGCTTTAGCTCCCAAAGAGGGCAATGTGCCACCGCATTAACGTATGCCAAGGGTCATGTGACTCAAATGAACTCCCGGGTAACAGAACTTATACTTTCCTTGTTTTTCCTTGAGTTTCTATGCTTTGTGCTCTTTTTGTTTCTCTCTGATTACTTTCGCATCAACATCCTTAGCTGAATTTGAAGGCAGTTGCCTGGGTCTTTCACGCTTTGATACCAATCTTCCATttggaaaatcatttttccagCGCTATAATTTCCTTCTGGAGGTACTTTACTAACACTTTCCAATTGCGGAATTTTGCTAATATCGCTGTGTTAT
The nucleotide sequence above comes from Euwallacea similis isolate ESF13 chromosome 16, ESF131.1, whole genome shotgun sequence. Encoded proteins:
- the Cdc37 gene encoding hsp90 co-chaperone Cdc37, with amino-acid sequence MVDYSKWKSIEVSDDEDETHPNIDTPSLFRWRHQARIERMEEQKKEREVIEKKKSETNKKINDLREKIKANQESKQDVGDLEKELNTLQLQAEKISKEFEDLEKKEKMAPWNIDTISKPGFAKTVINKEPQHSVKENLTEEEKEKRMKQFIKENEKDLKHFGMLRKYDDSRQYLKTHSHLVCENTANYLVIWCINLEMEEKHELMGHVAHQTICMQYILELAKQLDYDPRACVDAFFSKIQVAEVEYRQSFEDELTQFKERIRKRTAEKLEEALKEYEQEEKQKRLGPGGLDPEEVYNSLPEELQKCFDTRNIELLQETISKMDEEQAKYHIKRCVDSGLWVPDASKQQAGDGDDPEISGEEKASE